The genomic segment GCCGCCGCCGGCCGGTTCGGATGCGATGAGGACGCCCTGGCCGCCGCCGGCAAGATTTCCGCGCGCGATGAAATGGCGTCGCCCCTGCCCGTCGGTCGACATCGCGGAATCGTGAACGAGCGTGACGCCGGAAAGCGACAACATGTCGGCTGTCGTGAAGGCCGATCCGGTGTGACCGATGGAGCGGAAGTTTCCCGTCGTGGTGCCGCCGAAGTAGCCGCGCGCGGTGCCGGCGAGATCGTAAGTGAGGCTGATATTGGGCCGAGCGGCGTTGGCGGCGCCGGTCCCGGCGATGCTCTGGTTGGCGCCGTAGTTGAACTGACCCTGCACGCTGCCGTCGCCGTTGATCCACGCGAGCAGCGGTCGCTCGGAACGATCGAAGGAGAGGGCCGCACGCTTGCCGACATCGTTGCCGGTAATCAGGGTGCGCGTGTTCCACAGGCCCAGCCCCGTCATTTGCGAATGTCGCACCGCGCCGTCGCTGGTGTTCTGATTGATCTCGGTCCAGCCGATCGAAGCCGAACCATAATGATCAAAGGCAAGGACCGGTGACGACACATACGAGTTGGCGCCCGGTGAAGCCACAAACGACGAGAACCAGATCGGCGTGCCGTCGATCGCCATGACGGGCGATGCGATCCGCGCCAGGCAAACAACTGCGAGAAGAACGCCGCACTTGGAAAACGACATGCCGATTCTCCTGGGAATGAGTCAGGGCCGTGAACAGCCGGCCCGATTGTCAAAAAGTTAGAGTGGCGCGGCGGCCATCGTCAAGTGCTCGGTTGGACAGCGCGCGCGGCGCGGGTTAGACTCGACGTCGATTTCACAACAATTCACAGGCCGGTCGGCCGGGTCCATCGTGACCGGGAGGTGGAACATGGGTGTTCTTGACGGAAAGCTAAGCGTGGTGACGGGTGGATCGCGCGGGATCGGACGGGCGATCGCCCTGGCGCTGGCACAGGAAGGCAGCGACGTGGCACTGATCTATGCGCACAAGCGGGAACCGGCGCAGGAAGTGGCCGACCTGATCGCAAAGATGGGACGTAAGGCAAATGTCTATAAAGCAGACGTTTCGCTGCCGGAGGAAGACGATCGCGTCGTGGCGGAGATCAAGAAGGACCTCGGCACGGTGCAGATTCTAGTGAACAACGCCGGCATCACGCGCGACAAATCGTTCCTGAAAATGAACCGGGACATGTGGCACGAAGTGCTCAACGTGAACCTGACCGGTGCGGCCATGATGATGCACCGGCTGCTTCCCGGGATGATCGAGTCGGGCTGGGGACGCATCGTGAACATCACCAGCGTCGTCGGGCAGATGGGCAATTTCGGCCAGGCGAACTACGCCGCGGCCAAGGGCGGCCTGGTCTCGCTGACCAAGACGCTCGCTCGCGAGTTCGCGCGGAAGAACATCACCGTCAACGCCGTCGCGCCGGGCTACATCGAGACCGACATGACCGCGAACGTGCCCGGCGATGTGCTGGAACATGTGCGGCAGATGACGCCGATGGGCCGGCTGGGCAAACCCGAGGAAGTCGCGTCGGCGGTGGTTTATCTTGCCTCGCCGCAGGCATCGTTCATCACCGGTGAAGTGCTCGGTGTGAACGGTGGCATGTACATGTAGAAACGTCCAACGAACCGAAACCGGGGCACCAGGCCGTAGGATGGGCATCGCCCACCATGCTGGCTCATGGTTCAATGAAACTCGAACTGGAAACCGGGCCGTGGAACGAGGCGCTGACGGACGACTCCATTGCGGTCGCGCTGGGGCGACTCGATGGCGACCAATGTTCGTACGCCATCCTCGATCATACGGAAGACACCTATCTCCAGACGTGCGGTTCACCGGAAAGCGGGTTCGTTCTGGAGTATCAGGTCGACGATCTCGACCATCACTACCAGTCGCTGCGCCAGGACATCCCCCTCACCGAAGTCGTCACGGCCTTTCAGAAATACGCGCGAGGCGACGCGTCGTGGCAGCGCGATTATGAATGGCGCAAGATGGAGCCGATGGTCTTGAAGCCGCCGCAGCCGCGCAAAGTCTTCTTCGGTATCATGGTCGTGCTGGTCGCGCTGGTGGCCGTTCTTCGTTGTTTCAGGGAGTGAGTCGACTGCCGCTTGAACCGGGCCGGCTATTCCGCGCGAAAACCGATGCGCACGGTGTGCGTGCGATGGTGTGCGCTGATGATCGTCATGCGATAGGTCTGGCCCGACGCGCCTCGGAACGTGAGCGACCGGCCGACGCGGAGCGCGCGCACTTTTCGAATGCGCTCGCCCCCCTTGAGCAGGTCCACGTCGACCTCAATGACGCCGTCGTCCTCGTCGGTGTCCTTCAGCTTGAGCGTGATGCCGTCGATCGCGTCGCCCGTGCGGGGGAAACGCTGGTCCTGCAAGCTGTACGTGCGCACGACCTGAAATGCGGTGTTTTCTCCGGCCAGGCTCGGCGCGCCGCCGTGCATCGCCGGCCTTTTCGCCGGGCGTTCGGAATGGACGACCGGTTCCTCCCCGGGTGCGGAGTCGGTCGAGGTGTCCGCGGCGCGTGCCGTAATCTTGTCAGTCGGCTCGCGCGTCTTGCGCTGGGACTCTGATCGTTCGGGGCGACGCGGGCGCGGTGGCGGCTTCGCCGGCTGGGGTGCCGGTTCCCTCGGATCGCGCGCGGCGAGCGTCGCCCCATCGGCCCGCGCCATCGAACCCGCCGGCGTGGTCGCTTGTGAGGCCTCCGTGGGCGACGAGTCGCGCACGGCATCGGCCTTCGCGACGCTTCGACGCGGTTCGAGCTGCGCCCTGGGCAGGGCCGTGTTGCCGCGCTTCAGCCAGTCTTCACGGACCGCGGCGATCTGGGTCGAATGCTCGGTCTCCAACTGGCGAATCATCTGCGCCGCGGTCGCGTGGTCGGGCTGAATCTCAATCGTGCGCATCCAGCAGCGCCAGGCATCGGCGTAGCGGCCCTCGTCCGCCGCCGTCAGCGCGAGGCGCTCCCAGTATGCCGCCGCCGCCGGGCGAGTCCGCTCGAGGCCGTCGGCGATGGTGAGGCTGCCGCGGTGATCCTGCGCAGCGCGACAATAGTAGTCATACGCCACGGCCGGGTCGCCGCGCTCCTCGGCCTGCCTTGCAAGATCGGCGTTGCGTCCGCCGCCGCAGCCGCCAGCCGACGTGACGAACGCGATCAGCACCATCGAGCATCGTCGAAGGGATTGCGGGATTCGCTTCATGGCGACGCTCCGGAAGCCTGCGCGCCGGACGCCTCATACACCGAGCGATCCAGCGGATAGGGATCGGGCGACAACAGCCGCGGGGCGATGACCGCCTGAACAAATCGCCGCGACGAGACGCCCGTGTGCGAGCCGCTCCAATCATACCCGACGTAGGCCGGCTGCCAGGGGAGATTAAAGACCCGGCTGTAGGCGTCGATCGAGTCGGTGCTGCCGGCGCGGGCGGGCATGCGAAATCCGTTCAGTCCCGCGGGAGGACCGCTCTTGCCGTCGGCGTTGACGATCAGGGTCTTCGCGATGCCGTCGTGTGTGCTGCACGTGGCGTAGAGCCTGCCGCGGACGTGCTTCATCGGCCGCGTCAGATCGTAGCGAGCCGAACAGGTCGGCGAGAAGAGCACCACGTCATCCACCATCACGCCCTCGTCGAGCCGTTCCAGCGCCATGAGAATCAATGACGTGCCCGCGGACAGCCCCATCAATCGTATCGGCGAATTCGCGTCGACTTGGCGATGGGCCTCGATGCGCCGGGCGAGACGCTTGGCAATCAGGCCGCTGCTGGCATTGACAAAATGATCGTGGGCGGGGCCGAGGAAGCTGGTCCAGGTAAAAGTCTCGAAACGGCCTTCGTAACCCGCGTCGCGCAGACCGCGTTCCACGCTTCCGGCGCTGGCGCCCCAACTGGCGCCTTCAAGGTAGATGACGACGGGACCGCCCGTCGGTTTGGAACAACCGGCAGCGATGCCGACGCAGAAGAACGCCGCGAAGGTGATCCGTTTTCGCCGTGACGGCGCAACGGAACAAGCCCGCTCCCGGATGGTGGCGGCTCGGTTCGGCGCGCCGGAGGTCAACGCACGACCGACGGGCGCGCGCATTGACGCGCAATCGACCCCGATCCGCGAGCAATCCGGAACGGAGTACGGCCAAGTGGAATCATGTTTCAAGTGCAATCACGTACCGCCCGGTTCGGGGATGTCCCAGCCGCGCTCACGTTCCTTCTGCTGAACCTGCTCGAGCGTGAGTGCGCCGGGAAGGGGGTCCTTTTTCTGGGTCAGGTTCGTGCCCTTCTTGACCAGCTCGGCGTTCTTGGCCTTCCACTCGGCGTACGGCTCGGGCAGTTCGTCCTCGGTGTAAATGGCGTGGACCGGGCACTCGGGAATGCACAGGCCGCAATCGATGCAGGTGTCGGGATCGATGACCAGCATCGCCGGATCGGTCGTCTCCCAGAAACACTCGACCGGGCAGACCGTGGCGCAGTCGGTGTAACGGCAATTCACGCAGCGTTCGGTGACAATGTGCGTCATGGCTGATAGGGCCTCCGCAATGTTGGCGACCGAGTGTCTCCCCCGGCCGACTGGGGCTGTCAGAGGGCGTTATCAAACAATGTAATCGGCTTCGAGTCAACACCAACCCGCTTTCCGGCTCGAGCAAAATCGCTCGGCAATTTGCCGCATCGGACCGATTGGGCCAAGATACCGCCTTTAAAAATCCATTCCCACACAACACAATGGAGACCATCCGTGGCGACCATACCCGATAACTTTTTGGGCCTTCCAAGGCCCCACGCCGAGTATCGCAAGGCGAAGTACGCCGTCCTTCCGATCCCGTATGACTCCACGGTCAGCTTCCAGGTCGGCACACGCCACGGCCCCCGCGCCATCCTCACCGCCAGCCAGCAGGTCGAACTGTTCGATCAGGAATACGAGCGTGAGTTCTTCAAAGCGGGCGTGGCAACGCTGGACCCGGTCGCGCCGAACATGGCCGGGCCCAAGGCGATGCACGAGGACATCTTCGCGGAGGCCCGGCGCGTCGTGGCCGACGGGAAGTTTCTGATCGGCCTGGGTGGCGAACATTCGATCACCAGCGCGCTGGTCCGCGCCGTGCTGACGAAGCACAAGAAGTTGAGCGTGCTCCAGATCGATGCACACGCCGACCTGCGCGCCGAGTACGAAGACACGCCGTTCAGCCATGCGGCCGTCATGCGGCGCGTGGTCGAGATGGGCGTGAAGGTGACCGGCGTCGGCATTCGCAATTACTGCATCGAAGAACATCGCTTCATGAAATCGAAGAAGATCGCGCCGATCTCCGCGCGTCAGGCGCGCGAGGACGCGGACTGGATGATGCGCGCGGTCGAGTCGCTCGGCGAGAACGTCTACGTCACCATCGACATCGACGGTTTCGACCCGGCGTATGCCCCCGGCACCGGCACGCCCGAGCCGGGCGGACTCGATTGGTTCCAGGTGACCGATCTGCTCAAGGCGACGGCGATGAACCGGCGCATCGTCGCGGCCGACGTGGTGGAAGTGATCCCGCTGCCCGGCAACGCGATGACGGAGTTCTTGGCGGCGAAGCTGATCTACAAGCTCATCGCCCACATCGAGGCAAATGGCGGAGGGAGGCGAACGAAGAATTGAGACGCCGCTATTCGTTATTCGCTATTTGCCATTCAGACAAATCCAGCTTCTTAAACAGCACCTGCGGCGCGGGGCCGAGCGCATGTCCCACCGGCAGGGGTTCGGTCGCACGGGGCCACGTCCACTGGTCCGCCGGCACATTCATCGACACGCGTATCTTCTCCGCGGCGAACGGCAGGAACGGCGCGAGCAGCACGCCCAGCGTCCGCACCGCCTGAATGCAGGTGTGAATCGTCGCAGCGGTGCGCGCCGCGTCGGTCTTGCGCGTGGTCCACGGCGCGCGGCCGTCGATGTAACGATTGCACGCGCGGAAGGCTTCCATGACGCGACCGAGGGCGGACTTGAACCGCGCCGCTTCGATCTCCTCGCCGACCTTCTCCGGCAGCGCCGCCAGCATGGCGAGGAGTGCCCGATCGGTGTCATCGGCGGCATCGAACGGCGGCACGCGGCGGTCAAAATCGTCGGTCACGATCTTCTGCCAGCGGTTCACGAAATTGCCCAGCGCGGCGATCAGCTCGCCGTTGTTCCGCTCGACGAAGTCTTCAAAACTCCAGAAGGTGCGCTGCGATTCCGGCGCATTGATGGTGAGATAATATCGCAGCGGGTCGGGGTCGAACGACTGGAGATAGTCCTCGATCCACACAGCCGTGCCGCGCGATTTGCTGATCTTCTCCTCCTCCTTGCCGGGGAACTTGATATTGAGAAATGCGTTGGCCACGACGTTCGACGGCAGTTGGTAATGACCCGCCGCCTTCGGTCGCGTGAAACTGCTGCCGCGACTCGCAACCTCGTCCGCCGTGAATTGCGTGCCCAGCAGCATCGCCGGCCAGATCAGGGCGTGGAAGACGATGTTGTCCTCGCCGATGAAGTGGACGATCTTGCAATCGGGGTTGCGCCACCAATCTTTATATTGTTCCCAGTCGCCGTCGAGCTTCTGACACAGGGCGGCGGTAAAACTGACGTACCCGATCGGCGCGTCAAACCAGACGTACAGCACCTTGCCCGCCGCGTCGGGGTCGTCCAGCGGCACCGGGACGCCCCACTCCAGATCGCGCGTCATCGCCCGCTCGGGCAGACCCGTCTTGATCGAGCCCAGCGCGAAGTTCGTCACGATCGGCCGCCAGTCCAGCGACGTGAGGCTGAACCAGTCGGCCAACATGCCCTGGAATTGGTCCAATCGCAGGTACCAATGCGTGGTGTTGCGCTGTTCCGGCGTTGCGCCGGTCAGCGCGCTGACCGGGTTGATGAGCTTGAGCGGGTCGATGCTGTTGCCGCATTGCTCGCACTGATCGCCGAGCGCCTGCGGGTTGCCGCAGGGCGTGCCGTCGTCCTTCTTGTGATAGCACGTCCCGGTCACATACCGGTCGGGCAGAAACTTCTTCGCTTGCGCGTCGTAGAGCTGCTCGGTCGTGCGCTTTACGAAGTGGCCGTTGGAATGGATCGTGCGGAAAAAGTCCTGACTCAACTTCGTGTGCAAGGCGACGTACTCGGGTTGATGCGTGCCGCCGTAAATGTCGAAGTGAATGCCCAGCCCCTCGAAGTCGGCGGCCTGCCGCTTGTGGTAGCGCGTGCAAAGCTCCTGCGGCGTGGTGCCTTCCTTGCGGGCGGAAATTTCAATCGCCACGCCGTTGTCATCGCTGCCGCAGATGAATCGCACATCATCCCCGCGCGAGCGCAAATAGCGCACATAAATGTCGGCCGGCAGGTACGCCCCGGCGATGTGCCCGACATGCAGGCGGCCGTTGGAGTAAGGCAACGCGGCGGTGACGAGGAACTTTCGACTCATGGGCGGGGATTCTAATGCCCGCCCCATCGCGCTGCCACGCGGCGCGGCAGCGCTCGCTGTCAGGGTTTCTGCGCCGCGGAATCGTCCGCACAGCTCCCTGGGAAATCTGGCTCCCACGGAATTCTGTCGACAAAGCCAGTTGGCCATGACCGGATCGACGTAGGATTTCTCATTAAGGCTGGTACAGAAAATGGGGCAGGTTCAACAGACCCCGATCCTAACGCAGGACCTGGATCAGTTTCTGGGGGGAAGGTCAGCATGTGTTCCGCTGCTCAATCCACTCCACCAAATCCCCCAGAAACGGCTTCGGATCGGCATCAAACTCCAGCGTGTGGCAGCCGTTGGGGTAGTCGGTGATGCGGCGGTCGGGGGACGGCAGAGCGCGGAGCCAGGCGCGGGTGCGGTCGTTGTCGATGATGCGTTCGCGGCCGGCGAGCAGGAGGTGGACAGGGTTGCGAAAGGATGTTTCGCCGAATCGGCGGACGATGCGGTCCATGCGGCGCGTGACGAGCAGAAACGGCGCGGTGACGTGCGTGAGAAGCAATTTGTCGTTTTCAACAAACCGGACGCGCTCGGGGTTCTCGGTGAAACAGGCGGGGTCGTTCAGCGGAATGGGAAAGAGCCGCTCGCGGTCGTTGATCAGCGCGACGCCGACGCGGAACTTCTGCGCCGTGGTGAGATCGACCCGCGGGAACAACCCCGGCGCGACCAGCGAGAGCGACGCGACCTCATTCGGCCGCTGCGCCGCGAGGCAGACGGCGAGCTTGCCGCCCCAACTGACGCCGACGACGTGCGCGGCAGGCTGACCCGTTGCCGCCAGCAGCGCATCCAGCGCGTCCGTAGCATCGGCGATGGCGCGCTCGAGCGAATCGACATGCCCGCGCTGCGATTGATTCAGCCCGCTGCCGCGCCGATCGGGCATCAGCACGGTGTACCCGCGATCGGCCAGGGCCTCGCCGGATTGTTCGTACCAGCCGCCGTGGGATTGGATGCCGTGAAAGTAGAGCACCGCGCCGCGCGGTTTGGGCGGTCGCCACCACCGCACCACCGCGCGATAGCCGTCGGAGAGCGTGAGGGGTTCGATGGTGGGCGACATGGCAGAAGAATAGACACGGTCGAGAGAAAAGTCGAAACGTCGAAAAAACGAAACAGGGAGCCGGCGGCACGCAAGGCCAAGCCTGGGATGGACATCGCCGGGGTATGACGGCGCGATGCGCCGAGCGGCGCGAGATGAATTACGGTTGAACCGTCGATTCGTCTTGGGGCGGCGGAGAGAAGAGCGCCTTGGCGGCGTCGAGCTGCTTGTGCCCGCCGAGGAGGATCAGCAGATCGCCGGCGGCGAAGGTCCAATCGGGGCCGGGGTTGGTCGCGGGCTTGCCGTCGCGCACGATGGCGATGATTGAGACGCCTGTCGCGGCGCGCAGATCAACCTCTCGAATCGAGCGGCCCAGGACCGGGCTGTCGGTCTCGAGCAGAAACGTCTGCGTGGCGGTGGCATCGAAGAGCTGAATCAACTCGGCGCGGCGTGCGGCCGTGTCGGGCAGGCCGCGCATCATGCCGTACTGCCCGGCGCGGACCATGGCCACTTGCGCCTCGATCACGTTGTCGGCGATTCCGAAATGGTGCAACACGTGCGCAAAGATTTCGATGGATGTCTCAAACTCCTCGGGGATCACCTGCTGCGCCCCGAGGCGATGGAGGACGTCCAGCTCGGCGACGTTTCGCGTGCGCGCGAGGATGAACAGATCGGGCCGCTCGGCGCGGGCCTGGGCCACGATGCGCCGCGTCGCAGGCTGATCGTGTATGGCGACCACCAGCGCGCGGGCGCTGGCCAGACCGGCCTGGAGCAGAATCGACAGCCGCGTGGCGTCGCCCAGGATCACGCGCCAGCCGTCGGCGCGGGCGGCCGACGCGAGGGCCGGGTTCATTTCGACAATGCTGAAGCCGATGCCGGTGGCTTTCAGCACGCGGGCGAGATTCTGGCCGTTCAGCCCGTAACCAACGATCACCACGTCGACGCCGGGCAGGCAGGGCGCATCCGTAAGCGGTTTGTCGAGATTGGAATCCGTCGAGGCCGGCTCGCCGCGCCGCCGCGCGATGGAGGCTGAAGCAAGGAAGATCGCCGAAATGCGATGCGCCAGCGGCACGAGCGGCGTGCCGAGGATCATCGTGCCGACGATGATGGCCGTGAGGACATTCATGGCGGCGGACGGAAACAGATTCATCGACGCGGCCTCGCGCGCGAGCACGAAACCGAACTCGCTGATGCTGGCCAGACCGAGGCCGACCTGGATGGCCAGGCGCATGGGCCAGCCGGCGATTCGCACGGCCAGCGCGGCGAGCAGCGTCTTGATGACAAGAATGACAACGACTGCGGCGGCGATCCAGTGCAACTGCGGCGAGGCCTCGGGCAGGTCGACGAGCATTCCCATCGACATGAAGAACAGCGCGTTGAAGACATCGCGAAAGGGGACGATGTCGGCGAAGAGCTGGTGCTTGATGTCGGTCTCGGCGAGCAACATGCCGGCGATGCAGGCGCCCAGGGCCGGCGCCCATCCGGCGCGCGCAGCGAGCCACGCGCCGGCGCAGGCCATCATCACCGCGAAGAGCGCCATCAACTCCTGACCGCCGACGCGCACCAGCGAGTTCGTGATCAGCGGCAGTACGTATCTCAACACAACCGCCGCAACGGCCAGCCCGGTGAGCGACGCCGCGCCGCGCAACAACCCCGCCGCCAGCCCACCCTCGCCCGGGCCGGCCAACAGCGGCAGGAACAGCATCAGCGAAATCACCATGATGTCCTGCACCAGCGAGACACCGGTGATCGTGCGGCCCATGGCCGAGTCCGTCTGGCGCATGTCGGCCAGCGGCTTGAGCACGATGGCCACGCTGCTGGGCGTGATGGCCAGCGCCAGCGCGAATGCGACAGTCCAGGACGAGGGCGTCGATGCCTTGATGAGCACCAGACCGACCAACAAGGTAAACGCGATTTGCAAGGCCGCGCCGAGAATGATGCGATGGCCGGTGCGCAGCAGCGGGCCGGGCGACAGCTCCAGGCCGACCGCGAAGAGCAACATGACGAGGCCCAGCTCGGCAAATTGCGAGACGGTGTCCTGCGTGATCAGTTGCAGGCCCGACGGTCCGA from the Planctomycetia bacterium genome contains:
- a CDS encoding alpha/beta fold hydrolase — protein: MSPTIEPLTLSDGYRAVVRWWRPPKPRGAVLYFHGIQSHGGWYEQSGEALADRGYTVLMPDRRGSGLNQSQRGHVDSLERAIADATDALDALLAATGQPAAHVVGVSWGGKLAVCLAAQRPNEVASLSLVAPGLFPRVDLTTAQKFRVGVALINDRERLFPIPLNDPACFTENPERVRFVENDKLLLTHVTAPFLLVTRRMDRIVRRFGETSFRNPVHLLLAGRERIIDNDRTRAWLRALPSPDRRITDYPNGCHTLEFDADPKPFLGDLVEWIEQRNTC
- a CDS encoding PEP-CTERM sorting domain-containing protein (PEP-CTERM proteins occur, often in large numbers, in the proteomes of bacteria that also encode an exosortase, a predicted intramembrane cysteine proteinase. The presence of a PEP-CTERM domain at a protein's C-terminus predicts cleavage within the sorting domain, followed by covalent anchoring to some some component of the (usually Gram-negative) cell surface. Many PEP-CTERM proteins exhibit an unusual sequence composition that includes large numbers of potential glycosylation sites. Expression of one such protein has been shown restore the ability of a bacterium to form floc, a type of biofilm.), with amino-acid sequence MSFSKCGVLLAVVCLARIASPVMAIDGTPIWFSSFVASPGANSYVSSPVLAFDHYGSASIGWTEINQNTSDGAVRHSQMTGLGLWNTRTLITGNDVGKRAALSFDRSERPLLAWINGDGSVQGQFNYGANQSIAGTGAANAARPNISLTYDLAGTARGYFGGTTTGNFRSIGHTGSAFTTADMLSLSGVTLVHDSAMSTDGQGRRHFIARGNLAGGGQGVLIASEPAGGGAWSTATLTSDDAIGGVDIARDPTDGRMALAYTTLNSGTNTSKLFYAKFTGSFLQTTEVLSSTTEQYRDVALAFDLSDGRPAIAYENFVNSNSAQRLLMAYLTGAMTWQHSLVDDSILHDAPNNHARRPSLAFDDYGTSWPAIAYIDSNGALTVAFDPPAPEPATAVLLLLGGLGIAAARRKKTGDRPLWIN
- a CDS encoding ferredoxin family protein, whose product is MTHIVTERCVNCRYTDCATVCPVECFWETTDPAMLVIDPDTCIDCGLCIPECPVHAIYTEDELPEPYAEWKAKNAELVKKGTNLTQKKDPLPGALTLEQVQQKERERGWDIPEPGGT
- a CDS encoding class I tRNA ligase family protein; protein product: MSRKFLVTAALPYSNGRLHVGHIAGAYLPADIYVRYLRSRGDDVRFICGSDDNGVAIEISARKEGTTPQELCTRYHKRQAADFEGLGIHFDIYGGTHQPEYVALHTKLSQDFFRTIHSNGHFVKRTTEQLYDAQAKKFLPDRYVTGTCYHKKDDGTPCGNPQALGDQCEQCGNSIDPLKLINPVSALTGATPEQRNTTHWYLRLDQFQGMLADWFSLTSLDWRPIVTNFALGSIKTGLPERAMTRDLEWGVPVPLDDPDAAGKVLYVWFDAPIGYVSFTAALCQKLDGDWEQYKDWWRNPDCKIVHFIGEDNIVFHALIWPAMLLGTQFTADEVASRGSSFTRPKAAGHYQLPSNVVANAFLNIKFPGKEEEKISKSRGTAVWIEDYLQSFDPDPLRYYLTINAPESQRTFWSFEDFVERNNGELIAALGNFVNRWQKIVTDDFDRRVPPFDAADDTDRALLAMLAALPEKVGEEIEAARFKSALGRVMEAFRACNRYIDGRAPWTTRKTDAARTAATIHTCIQAVRTLGVLLAPFLPFAAEKIRVSMNVPADQWTWPRATEPLPVGHALGPAPQVLFKKLDLSEWQIANNE
- a CDS encoding cation:proton antiporter — protein: MPDTLLLKQTVLLFGAAVAVAWLFRVLRAPSVVGFLVSGIVIGPSGLQLITQDTVSQFAELGLVMLLFAVGLELSPGPLLRTGHRIILGAALQIAFTLLVGLVLIKASTPSSWTVAFALALAITPSSVAIVLKPLADMRQTDSAMGRTITGVSLVQDIMVISLMLFLPLLAGPGEGGLAAGLLRGAASLTGLAVAAVVLRYVLPLITNSLVRVGGQELMALFAVMMACAGAWLAARAGWAPALGACIAGMLLAETDIKHQLFADIVPFRDVFNALFFMSMGMLVDLPEASPQLHWIAAAVVVILVIKTLLAALAVRIAGWPMRLAIQVGLGLASISEFGFVLAREAASMNLFPSAAMNVLTAIIVGTMILGTPLVPLAHRISAIFLASASIARRRGEPASTDSNLDKPLTDAPCLPGVDVVIVGYGLNGQNLARVLKATGIGFSIVEMNPALASAARADGWRVILGDATRLSILLQAGLASARALVVAIHDQPATRRIVAQARAERPDLFILARTRNVAELDVLHRLGAQQVIPEEFETSIEIFAHVLHHFGIADNVIEAQVAMVRAGQYGMMRGLPDTAARRAELIQLFDATATQTFLLETDSPVLGRSIREVDLRAATGVSIIAIVRDGKPATNPGPDWTFAAGDLLILLGGHKQLDAAKALFSPPPQDESTVQP
- the speB gene encoding agmatinase; the encoded protein is MATIPDNFLGLPRPHAEYRKAKYAVLPIPYDSTVSFQVGTRHGPRAILTASQQVELFDQEYEREFFKAGVATLDPVAPNMAGPKAMHEDIFAEARRVVADGKFLIGLGGEHSITSALVRAVLTKHKKLSVLQIDAHADLRAEYEDTPFSHAAVMRRVVEMGVKVTGVGIRNYCIEEHRFMKSKKIAPISARQAREDADWMMRAVESLGENVYVTIDIDGFDPAYAPGTGTPEPGGLDWFQVTDLLKATAMNRRIVAADVVEVIPLPGNAMTEFLAAKLIYKLIAHIEANGGGRRTKN
- the fabG gene encoding 3-oxoacyl-[acyl-carrier-protein] reductase, translated to MGVLDGKLSVVTGGSRGIGRAIALALAQEGSDVALIYAHKREPAQEVADLIAKMGRKANVYKADVSLPEEDDRVVAEIKKDLGTVQILVNNAGITRDKSFLKMNRDMWHEVLNVNLTGAAMMMHRLLPGMIESGWGRIVNITSVVGQMGNFGQANYAAAKGGLVSLTKTLAREFARKNITVNAVAPGYIETDMTANVPGDVLEHVRQMTPMGRLGKPEEVASAVVYLASPQASFITGEVLGVNGGMYM